In one Salvelinus fontinalis isolate EN_2023a unplaced genomic scaffold, ASM2944872v1 scaffold_0923, whole genome shotgun sequence genomic region, the following are encoded:
- the LOC129847670 gene encoding P2Y purinoceptor 4-like has product MNTSVDSNSTLLFSFNENLQYVQYVLYTAADSINLILGLPTNVYVVWLIVTGAGGTMASDFFSLNLSVSEILYILSNLMLIVHYNIQDNGAFWSVGTFFEGFNLFGRPLFQCCICVERYLAVVHPVTFLKYKPLRYRVGCCGVVWLILLGSCFVNMLSNYESAWFFCLIFNLFTLSVMLLCCLAVLWALKRPGPGEGEREGEGMNNMKLRAFRIISMITVSMIVNYVPLVLLLVSYHFIEPVEYFKGSSICFFITVVSGFVQPLLYLHRSGKLPCVTGP; this is encoded by the exons ATGAACACCTCTGTAGACAGcaactctactctcctcttctccttcaatGAAAACCTTCAG TATGTCCAGTATGTACTGTACACTGCTGCTGACTCCATCAACCTCATCCTGGGTCTCCCCACCAATGTCTACGTCGTGTGGCTGATAGTGACCGGAGCGGGAGGGACGATGGCTTCAGACTTCTTCTCTCTCAACCTGTCTGTGTCTGAGATTCTCTACATTCTGTCCAATCTGATGCTTATTGTTCATTATAACATCCAAGATAATGGTGCTTTTTGGAGCGTTGGTACATTCTTTGAAGGTTTCAACCTCTTTGGTCGTCCTCTGTTCCAGTGTTGTATCTGTGTGGAGCGCTACCTGGCGGTGGTCCACCCTGTAACCTTCCTGAAGTACAAACCCCTGAGATACAGGgtggggtgttgtggtgttgtctgGCTGATTTTGCTTGGCTCCTGCTTTGTAAATATGCTTAGTAATTACGAATCTGCATGGTTCTTTTGTTTGATTTTTAACCTGTTTACTCTTTCCGTGATGTTGTTATGCTGCCTGGCTGTTCTCTGGGCTCTGAAACGTCCCGGtccgggggaaggagagagagagggggaagggatgaACAACATGAAGCTGAGGGCCTTCAGGATCATTTCAATGATCACGGTGTCTATGATTGTCAACTACGTCCCACTGGTTCTTCTCCTAGTCAGTTACCATTTTATTGAACCAGTGGAGTATTTTAAGGGAAGTTCCATTTGTTTCTTTATCACAGTTGTCAGTGGGTTTGTtcagcccctcctctacctccacaggtctgggaaACTGCCCTGTGTCACGGGACCCTGA